A region of Cryomorphaceae bacterium DNA encodes the following proteins:
- a CDS encoding M20/M25/M40 family metallo-hydrolase: MGGAGTQDHLRMGRRRSTYAYFPEPDRATVPVIRGLGLLVGLLLAVSGQSQNLTYARYLLDTLCSPHFAGRGYVDNGLQKAADFIAFQLDSLGVEPLNEVRFQPFQHPVNIFRRPVSVQIDGLALTPGRDFHMHPNSPSFSGHLSVIQLDTSYIDRPGDIIITGEAVYVLHPVSPYNRDGASKRAGILRELAAWVPVIDPVDKLTWSVGTSVFKQPVIEVNRETVNWQQAETVVLSVESTFEEEFTSQNVMGVVRGTGTSDSLLVITAHYDHLGKMGNVLFPGANDNASGTAMMLDLARHYRQNPPEYTVLFLAFAGEEAGLVGSRYFVDNPLVTLEKIRFLMNLDLVGTGEDGITVVNGKTFPEAAERLAQINKEHELVPKIKVRGEAANSDHYWFSKNGVPAFFIYTLGERTAYHDMYDVPETIGFDGYEGLFSLVVKFLEREGG, translated from the coding sequence ATGGGTGGAGCAGGAACTCAAGACCACCTACGAATGGGACGAAGAAGATCAACTTACGCTTACTTTCCTGAGCCTGATAGAGCGACGGTACCTGTCATAAGAGGTCTCGGGCTGCTGGTAGGGCTGTTGTTGGCCGTATCCGGTCAGAGCCAAAATCTCACCTATGCGCGGTACCTGTTAGACACCCTTTGCAGCCCTCACTTTGCAGGCAGGGGCTATGTGGACAACGGCTTGCAAAAAGCGGCCGATTTTATCGCCTTTCAACTGGACAGCCTCGGTGTTGAGCCCTTGAATGAGGTTCGTTTTCAGCCCTTTCAACACCCTGTGAACATTTTTCGCAGACCTGTTTCTGTGCAGATAGACGGTCTTGCGCTCACCCCAGGCCGCGATTTTCATATGCACCCCAACAGTCCGTCTTTTTCCGGTCATTTGTCTGTGATACAGCTCGATACTAGCTACATCGACCGTCCGGGGGACATCATTATCACAGGCGAGGCTGTGTATGTGCTGCATCCGGTATCTCCGTACAATCGCGATGGCGCTTCAAAAAGAGCGGGTATTTTGCGGGAGCTCGCTGCATGGGTGCCCGTGATTGACCCTGTGGATAAACTCACCTGGAGCGTGGGAACGAGCGTGTTTAAGCAGCCGGTGATTGAAGTGAACCGCGAAACCGTGAATTGGCAACAGGCAGAAACGGTGGTGCTGAGCGTAGAAAGCACCTTCGAAGAGGAATTCACCTCGCAAAATGTGATGGGAGTGGTTCGCGGAACCGGAACTTCCGACAGTTTGTTGGTTATTACAGCCCACTACGACCACCTGGGTAAGATGGGCAATGTGCTGTTTCCCGGCGCGAACGACAATGCCTCCGGTACGGCCATGATGCTCGATTTGGCGAGGCACTACAGGCAGAATCCACCGGAATACACGGTGTTATTTTTGGCCTTTGCCGGTGAGGAGGCGGGGTTGGTGGGCTCACGGTATTTTGTGGATAACCCGTTGGTTACCTTAGAGAAAATCAGGTTTTTAATGAATCTCGATTTGGTAGGAACCGGTGAAGACGGCATTACGGTGGTGAATGGAAAAACCTTTCCCGAGGCCGCTGAACGACTTGCCCAAATCAACAAAGAGCACGAGCTGGTGCCGAAAATCAAGGTGCGGGGTGAGGCCGCCAACAGCGACCATTACTGGTTTTCGAAAAACGGAGTACCGGCTTTTTTCATCTACACGCTGGGAGAACGCACGGCCTATCACGACATGTACGACGTACCCGAAACCATTGGCTTTGATGGTTATGAAGGGCTGTTTAGCTTGGTGGTGAAGTTTTTGGAGCGGGAAGGGGGTTAA
- a CDS encoding thymidine kinase — MFLEYTPAGGERLGWIEVICGSMFSGKTEELIRRLKRARIANQKIQIFKPALDRRYDEVKVVSHDENAIHSTPVEHSRDILQYVSDEHVVGIDEAQFFDMDLPDVCNELANRGIRVVIAGLDMDFKGKPFGPMPHLLAIAEYVTKVHAICVRSGHLANYSHRIVPGEDLVALGEKESYEPLSRAEFFRCLKAEKEREQSNS; from the coding sequence ATGTTTCTGGAGTACACCCCGGCTGGTGGAGAGCGCTTAGGTTGGATTGAAGTGATTTGCGGATCGATGTTTTCGGGTAAAACCGAAGAGCTCATTCGCAGGTTGAAGCGCGCGCGCATTGCCAACCAAAAGATTCAGATTTTTAAACCCGCCCTCGACCGCAGGTATGACGAAGTAAAGGTGGTAAGCCACGATGAAAACGCCATTCACTCTACACCCGTTGAGCACTCGCGCGATATTTTGCAGTACGTGAGCGATGAACACGTGGTGGGCATTGACGAGGCTCAATTCTTTGACATGGACCTGCCTGATGTTTGCAACGAGTTGGCCAACAGAGGTATTCGGGTGGTGATTGCAGGTCTCGACATGGATTTTAAAGGCAAGCCTTTCGGGCCTATGCCGCACCTGCTTGCCATTGCTGAGTACGTTACCAAGGTGCACGCTATTTGTGTGCGCAGTGGTCATCTCGCTAATTACAGCCACCGTATTGTGCCCGGAGAAGACCTGGTGGCTTTGGGCGAAAAGGAAAGCTACGAGCCACTGAGCCGCGCAGAATTTTTCAGGTGCCTGAAGGCGGAAAAAGAGCGGGAGCAAAGCAATTCCTGA